A window of the Citrus sinensis cultivar Valencia sweet orange chromosome 9, DVS_A1.0, whole genome shotgun sequence genome harbors these coding sequences:
- the LOC107175213 gene encoding NAC domain-containing protein 53-like, with protein MPPHVGLRFYPTEQELLEFYLLHKITENPNLYQAGDDIPVKDCDLYGPHEPNLIWDLYEGDQLMAGQALYFFTQLKKASPKGSRFNRKIGFGAWQGEDGAKPVLAVGSDDQILGFKKRFRYESRKNPEQNGRWIMHEFTINPALLGNQYSHKALDFVLCRVKKNESENHSEKANLGGKPRKSKQVGETNDCRRRSSGSKRKPKEVVASSSHIDLDDECFQSKRLKAEQNSVLIEQSHSPCSTNSLNTADHQGEIIHSVPEYPTLFDVEEYMASLVQILEKDQHDEGSQNGQQGAEAEAVCIQQNQANDIPCSSNNNVQTVEFEGEMEHSLSEVYDIFDVERYSSSLDQILESERTEGHGDAAVQNKQQEAVEEEALLAQQNDPIELPCLDNILEIVESEMEIDSLPDRLVFDVREFLSELDKIAEPRDEEGGKLQAVAWEEEMGPLPVEFLSRVNQVLNRVM; from the coding sequence ATGCCTCCTCACGTTGGATTAAGATTTTATCCAACGGAACAGGAACTGCTGGAGTTCTATCTTCTCCACAAAATTACTGAAAACCCTAATCTTTACCAAGCCGGCGATGATATTCCAGTGAAAGATTGCGATCTTTATGGCCCTCATGAGCCGAATTTGATTTGGGATTTATACGAAGGAGACCAATTAATGGCGGGTCAAGCACTCTACTTTTTCACTCAGTTAAAGAAGGCGTCTCCTAAGGGTTCGAGATTCAACAGAAAGATTGGCTTCGGTGCGTGGCAGGGTGAGGACGGAGCCAAGCCTGTTCTCGCTGTTGGCTCCGATGACCAAATTTTAGGGTTCAAGAAAAGGTTTAGGTATGAAAGTCGTAAAAATCCGGAACAGAATGGGAGGTGGATTATGCATGAATTCACCATTAATCCAGCCTTGTTGGGTAATCAGTATTCGCATAAAGCGCTCGATTTTGTTCTCTGCCGCGTCAAAAAGAACGAATCAGAAAACCATTCGGAGAAAGCCAATTTGGGCGGGAAGCCGAGGAAGTCGAAACAAGTTGGCGAGACGAATGACTGTAGAAGGAGATCTTCTGGTTCTAAGAGAAAGCCGAAAGAAGTAGTGGCCTCCAGTAGCCACATTGATCTCGATGATGAGTGCTTTCAGAGCAAGCGCTTAAAGGCTGAACAAAATTCAGTTTTGATAGAACAAAGCCACTCACCATGCTCGACTAACAGTCTGAACACAGCGGACCACCAAGGGGAGATCATACATTCAGTGCCTGAATATCCAACTCTTTTTGACGTTGAAGAATATATGGCCAGTCTTGTTCAAATCTTGGAAAAGGATCAGCATGATGAGGGCAGTCAAAATGGTCAACAGGGGGCTGAAGCAGAGGCAGTTTGTATTCAACAGAACCAAGCAAATGACATCCCATGCTCCAGTAACAACAATGTGCAGACTGTGGAATTTGAAGGGGAGATGGAGCACTCATTGTCTGAAGTTTATGACATATTTGATGTGGAAAGGTATTCTTCCAGTCTGGATCAGATTTTAGAGAGTGAGAGGACTGAGGGTCATGGTGATGCAGCAGTCCAGAACAAGCAGCAAGAGGCTGTTGAAGAAGAGGCACTTTTGGCTCAACAAAACGATCCGATTGAGTTGCCATGCCTTGATAACATCTTGGAAATTGTGGAATCCGAAATGGAGATTGATTCTTTACCTGACAGACTTGTTTTTGATGTGCGAGAGTTTTTGTCTGAACTCGATAAAATTGCCGAACCTAGGGATGAAGAAGGTGGGAAACTGCAAGCTGTGGCATGGGAAGAGGAGATGGGGCCGCTGCCTGTAGAGTTTCTATCGAGGGTCAATCAAGTGCTTAATCGAGTAATGTAA
- the LOC102606838 gene encoding putative calcium-transporting ATPase 11, plasma membrane-type, producing MDKFWNWKDFDVEHKNPSEQALRRWRSAVSIVKNRRRRFRMVADLVKRSEAEKKKLKIQEKIRVALYVQKAALQFIDAAGRPEYKLSEETREAGFLIDPDDLAAIVRGRDIKGLKSNDGVEGVAQKLSVSLNEGVCKSDVPIRQKIYGVNRYTEKPPRSFLMFVWEALQDLTLIILMVCAVLSIGVGLATEGWPEGMYDGLGIILSILLVVMVTAISDYKQSLQFRDLDREKKKIFIQVTRDGQRQKVSIYDLVVGDIVHLSIGDQVPADGIFISGYSLLIDESSLSGESEPMYICDENPFLLAGTKVQDGSVKMLVTTVGMRTEWGKLMETLNEGGEDETPLQVKLNGVATIIGKIGLFFSVLTFLVLAGRFLGEKAIHNEFTVWSSADALTLIDYFAVAVTIIVVAVPEGLPLAVTLSLAFAMKKLMNDRALVRHLSACETMGSASCICTDKTGTLTTNRMVVDKIWICNTISKVEGNNREDILHLEISERVLDITLLAIFQNTGSEVVKDKDGKNSILGTPTESAILEFGLRLGGDFEAQRREFKIVKVEPFNSVRKKMSVLIALPAGGMRAFCKGASEIVLSMCDKVVSDNGEPVPLSEEQFRNITDVINGFASEALRTLCLAFKDLNDSSNENNIPDSGYTLIAVVGIKDPVRPGVKEAVQTCLEAGITVRMVTGDNINTARAIAKECGILTSDGEAVEGPEFRNMSPADMKRIIPKLQVMARSLPLDKHTLVTQLRKTFGEVVAVTGDGTNDAPALHEADIGLSMGIAGTEVAKGNADVIILDDNFSTIVNVAKWGRAVYINIQKFVQFQLTVNVVALVINFVSACASGSAPLTAVQLLWVNMIMDTLGALALATEPPHEGLMKRPPVAKGESFITKVMWRNIIGQSIYQLIILVALNFDGKQILGLSGADATAVLNTVIFNSFVFCQVFNEINSREIEKINVFKGMFDSWMFVGILVLTVAFQIIIVEFLGALASTVPLSWQLWLLCILIGAVSMPIAVVIKCIPVKKSEPKLQHHDGYEEIPSGPESA from the exons ATGGACAAATTTTGGAACTGGAAGGACTTCGATGTGGAGCACAAGAATCCATCGGAGCAAGCCTTGCGACGGTGGAGATCCGCCGTCTCTATCGTCAAGAACCGCCGTCGACGCTTCCGTATGGTCGCCGATCTCGTCAAGCGTTCCGAGGCCGAGaagaaaaaactcaaaatacag GAAAAAATACGAGTTGCTCTTTACGTTCAAAAAGCAGCTTTACAGTTCATTGATG CTGCTGGTCGTCCTGAATACAAGCTCTCAGAGGAGACTAGAGAAGCGGGTTTTCTTATTGACCCTGATGATCTAGCAGCTATTGTTCGTGGTCGTGATATTAAAGGCTTGAAATCTAATGATGGAGTTGAAGGAGTTGCACAAAAACTCTCTGTCTCCCTAAATGAAGGTGTCTGCAAAAGTGATGTACCTATCAGGCAAAAGATTTATGGTGTCAACCGTTATACAGAGAAACCTCCCAGATCATTTTTGATGTTTGTGTGGGAAGCACTGCAAgatttaacattaattatcCTTATGGTTTGCGCCGTGTTATCTATAGGTGTAGGACTTGCTACAGAAGGGTGGCCAGAGGGCATGTATGATGGGCTGGGAATCATACTTAGTATATTATTGGTAGTTATGGTTACTGCCATTAGTGACTACAAGCAGTCTTTGCAATTTAGGGATTTAGatagagagaagaaaaagattttcatTCAGGTCACTAGGGATGGACAAAGACAAAAGGTCTCCATTTATGATTTGGTTGTTGGAGACATTGTTCATTTATCTATTGGAGACCAAGTTCCTGCTGATGGGATTTTTATATCAGGATACTCGCTGCTTATCGATGAGTCAAGCTTGTCGGGGGAAAGTGAGCCGATGTATATATGTGATGAAAATCCTTTTCTTCTTGCCGGTACCAAAGTTCAAGATGGTTCAGTAAAGATGCTGGTGACAACAGTTGGTATGAGGACTGAATGGGGGAAGTTGATGGAAACTCTGAATGAAGGTGGTGAAGATGAGACCCCACTGCAGGTGAAGCTAAATGGTGTTGCTACAATTATTGGTAAAATTGGATTGTTTTTTTCTGTGCTTACATTTTTAGTATTGGCTGGAAGGTTTTTGGGGGAGAAAGCAATTCATAATGAGTTCACAGTTTGGTCTTCAGCTGATGCATTGACACTGATTGACTACTTTGCCGTTGCGGTAACTATAATTGTTGTGGCTGTCCCTGAAGGATTGCCATTGGCAGTCACATTGAGCCTTGCCTTTGcaatgaagaaattaatgaaTGATCGGGCACTTGTCAGGCATCTCTCTGCATGCGAGACAATGGGTTCTGCAAGCTGCATTTGTACAGATAAGACGGGGACATTAACCACGAACCGTATGGTAGTTGATAAAATCTGGATATGCAATACAATTTCAAAGGTTGAAGGCAATAACAGAGAAGACATCTTGCACTTAGAAATATCTGAAAGAGTATTGGACATCACCTTGCTggcaatatttcaaaatactgGTTCGGAAGTGGTGAAAGATAAAGATGGCAAGAATTCCATTTTAGGAACGCCAACAGAGTCagcaattttagaatttggCTTGCGTCTGGGTGGCGATTTTGAGGCCCAACGTAGAGAGTTTAAGATTGTCAAGGTTGAGCCTTTTAATTCGGTTAGAAAGAAGATGTCCGTGCTTATTGCTCTTCCAGCGGGTGGGATGCGAGCTTTCTGCAAAGGGGCTTCAGAAATAGTGTTAAGTATGTGTGACAAAGTGGTTTCTGACAATGGAGAACCGGTACCTTTATCTGAAGAGCAATTCAGGAATATCACTGATGTAATAAATGGCTTCGCATCTGAAGCTCTGAGAACTCTCTGCCTGGCTTTCAAAGATCTAAATGATTCTTCTAATGAAAACAACATCCCTGACAGTGGCTATACATTAATAGCAGTTGTTGGAATTAAGGATCCCGTGCGTCCTGGAGTCAAGGAGGCGGTTCAAACTTGTTTAGAGGCTGGAATTACTGTTCGCATGGTCACTGGTGATAATATAAATACAGCTAGAGCAATAGCTAAAGAATGTGGCATACTTACATCAGATGGTGAGGCTGTGGAAGGACCAGAATTCCGTAACATGTCTCCTGCTGATATGAAGCGCATCATACCAAAACTTCAG GTAATGGCTCGTTCTTTGCCTTTGGACAAGCACACCTTGGTAACTCAGTTGAGGAAAACATTTGGGGAGGTTGTTGCAGTGACAGGTGATGGAACCAATGATGCTCCTGCTTTGCATGAAGCAGATATTGGACTTTCAATGGGCATAGCTGGGACAGAG GTTGCCAAAGGAAATGCTGATGTTATCATCTtagatgataatttttcaacGATTGTAAATGTTGCCAAGTGGGGACGTGCAGTATATATAAACATTCAGAAATTTGTGCAGTTCCAGTTAACAGTTAATGTTGTCGCTCTTGTGATCAACTTCGTTTCTGCATGTGCCTCAG GATCTGCTCCTCTCACGGCTGTACAATTGCTTTGGGTCAACATGATTATGGACACTCTTGGAGCACTAGCACTGGCTACAGAACCTCCTCATGAAGGATTAATGAAAAGGCCTCCTGTTGCGAAGGGTGAAAGTTTCATCACCAAGGTCATGTGGAGGAACATAATTGGTCAGAGCATTTATCAGCTAATCATCCTGGTAGCTCTCAATTTTGACGGGAAGCAGATACTGGGGCTTAGTGGTGCAGATGCAACCGCTGTACTCAATACGGTGATATTCAACTCCTTTGTGTTTTGCCAG GTgttcaatgaaataaatagtCGGGAAATAGAGAAGATAAATGTGTTCAAAGGCATGTTCGACAGCTGGATGTTCGTAGGAATATTAGTTTTAACAGTggcttttcaaataataatagtcgaGTTCCTCGGAGCACTTGCAAGCACTGTGCCACTTAGCTGGCAACTGTGGCTTCTGTGCATCTTAATCGGAGCAGTCAGCATGCCCATTGCAGTTGTCATAAAGTGCATCCCGGTTAAAAAGTCTGAACCCAAACTTCAACACCATGATGGCTATGAAGAAATCCCTAGCGGTCCAGAGTCTGCTTAA
- the LOC102607124 gene encoding probable sugar phosphate/phosphate translocator At3g10290 has protein sequence MSQRKQTLFILSLVLLWYSSNIGVLLLNKYLLSNYGFRFPIFLTMCHMSACAILSYVSIVFLKIVPLQTVKSRSQLAKIATLSTVFCGSVVGGNISLRYLPVSFNQAVGATTPFFTALFAYLMTFKREAWVTYATLVPVVAGVVIASEGEPGFHLYGFIMCISATAARAFKSVLQGILLSSEGERLNSMNLLLYMSPIAVLVLLPAALIMEPKVLEVIVSLGRQHKFLWLLLLINSTMAYSANLLNFLVTKHTSALTLQVLGNAKGAVAVVISILLFRNPVTFIGIAGYTMTVLGVAAYGEAKRRYR, from the exons atgtcacAACGAAAACAAACCCTCTTCATATTATCTCTTGTACTCCTCTGGTACTCATCAAACATTGGTGTCCTATTACTGAACAAGTATTTGCTCTCAAATTATGGCTTCAGGTTTCCAATTTTTCTCACAATGTGCCACATGTCAGCATGTGCGATCCTCAGTTACGTCTCCATTGTGTTTCTCAAAATCGTTCCTTTGCAAACGGTGAAATCGAGGTCTCAGCTTGCCAAGATTGCGACTTTGAGCACTGTGTTTTGTGGGTCTGTTGTGGGTGGCAACATTTCACTTAGGTACCTTCCTGTCTCTTTTAATCAGGCTGTGGGTGCCACGACGCCGTTCTTCACTGCCCTGTTTGCTTATTTGATGACTTTTAAGAGGGAGGCTTGGGTTACTTATGCCACCCTTGTGCCCGTTGTTGCTGGGGTCGTCATTGCTAGTGAG GGTGAGCCGGGTTTTCATTTGTATGGATTTATAATGTGCATAAGTGCAACTGCTGCAAGGGCCTTCAAGTCTGTTCTTCAGGGTATCCTGCTTTCTTCTGAAGG AGAAAGGCTGAACTCAATGAATTTGCTGCTGTACATGTCCCCAATTGCAGTGTTAGTTTTATTGCCTGCAGCACTTATAATGGAGCCAAAAGTGTTGGAGGTCATTGTATCCCTTGGACGacaacataaatttttgtggCTACTTCTTCTAATTAATTCAACAATGGCCTACTCAGCAAACTTGTTAAACTTTTTGGTGACCAAACATACAAGTGCACTAACTCTCCAG GTATTAGGGAATGCAAAGGGTGCAGTGGCTGTTGTTATATCAATACTCCTGTTCAGAAATCCTGTTACATTCATTGGCATTGCTGGGTACACTATGACAGTTCTTGGAGTGGCTGCTTATGGCGAAGCAAAGCGAAGATATAGATGA